A single genomic interval of Alcaligenes sp. SDU_A2 harbors:
- the gcvA gene encoding transcriptional regulator GcvA, translating to MKRRLPPLNAVRAFEAAARHLSFTAAAQELHVTHSAISQQVKQLEGWLDMHLFLRQNSTLVLTDKGRAYLLELRQALDTIDIATQNLQSTRHDTTLTLSVLPNFALHWLVPRLPGFQQRHPDIRLRLLSGTVPLQQLYESCDLAIRPYQNAPEFQFDHICGADMLPVMSPAFARRHAIRTPADLQAAPKLHITHSPQDWPRWLGAHGLQDRYPAQGMLFDSHAVALQAAINGLGALMGLTPFIQDMIDTGKLMAPFPDTVQTERTWYLVAPRGRLPHKATCFRDWLLEQVTS from the coding sequence ATGAAACGTCGCCTGCCCCCTTTGAATGCTGTGCGCGCCTTCGAGGCCGCTGCCCGCCACCTGAGCTTTACCGCCGCGGCCCAAGAGTTGCACGTCACCCATTCGGCCATCAGTCAGCAGGTCAAGCAGTTGGAAGGATGGCTGGACATGCACCTGTTCCTGCGCCAGAACAGCACACTGGTCTTGACCGACAAGGGTCGCGCCTATCTGCTGGAACTGCGCCAGGCGCTCGACACCATCGACATTGCCACCCAGAACCTGCAAAGCACTCGCCACGACACTACGCTGACACTCAGTGTCCTGCCCAACTTCGCCCTGCACTGGCTGGTGCCGCGTCTGCCTGGTTTCCAGCAACGCCATCCCGACATACGCCTGCGCCTGCTCTCGGGCACGGTGCCGCTGCAGCAACTCTACGAATCCTGCGACCTGGCCATACGCCCCTATCAAAACGCACCGGAATTTCAGTTCGACCATATCTGCGGGGCCGATATGCTGCCCGTGATGAGTCCGGCTTTTGCCCGCCGCCATGCCATACGCACCCCCGCCGATCTGCAGGCCGCGCCCAAGCTGCACATCACCCACTCGCCGCAGGACTGGCCCCGCTGGCTGGGCGCGCACGGCTTGCAGGACCGATACCCGGCCCAGGGCATGCTGTTCGATTCCCACGCCGTCGCTTTGCAGGCGGCCATCAACGGATTAGGCGCACTGATGGGCCTGACTCCCTTTATTCAAGACATGATAGACACCGGCAAGCTGATGGCCCCCTTTCCCGATACGGTGCAGACCGAACGCACCTGGTATCTGGTCGCCCCCCGAGGACGCCTGCCTCATAAAGCGACTTGTTTCCGAGACTGGCTGCTGGAACAGGTCACGTCCTGA
- a CDS encoding tripartite tricarboxylate transporter substrate binding protein yields MKHVAQVLSCCALAVLTANGASATAQPPYPQAPITVVVSYAAGGTADLATRIVAEAMSQELKVPFVVENRPGGGGAVGVQAALRAKPDGYTLMSGSSEISLAATGKTPAPDDVLERLNPLAQVAVAPMVMVARADRPESVQQWRQRSRDPNDRVTYATPGVMTPMHLIMTKLGAQAGMLAQHIPYNGGGRAVADLMGGQIDLVVVALGSAMGQIQAGQVKALAVLNPARSSLLPQVPTIGEALDQSFGAIPLTWFGWLAPVDTPAPTQARLAAALKAVMKQESVRERLLQAGLEPRFLDAAAFRSELAAEADYYREAAELAAQTQ; encoded by the coding sequence ATGAAACATGTTGCACAGGTACTGTCCTGCTGCGCCTTGGCTGTTTTGACTGCCAACGGCGCATCGGCCACGGCGCAGCCCCCTTATCCGCAGGCACCGATTACGGTCGTGGTTTCCTACGCGGCCGGGGGGACGGCCGATCTGGCTACACGCATCGTGGCCGAAGCCATGAGCCAGGAGCTGAAGGTGCCGTTCGTGGTCGAAAATCGACCCGGCGGCGGAGGAGCCGTCGGGGTGCAAGCCGCCCTGCGGGCCAAACCGGACGGCTATACCTTGATGTCGGGCAGCTCCGAAATATCATTGGCGGCGACCGGCAAGACCCCTGCGCCGGATGATGTGTTGGAACGCTTGAATCCATTGGCGCAGGTGGCGGTGGCCCCGATGGTCATGGTGGCGCGTGCCGATCGTCCTGAAAGTGTGCAGCAGTGGCGACAACGCAGTCGCGACCCGAACGACCGCGTCACATATGCAACGCCGGGCGTCATGACGCCTATGCACTTGATCATGACCAAGCTGGGTGCGCAGGCGGGCATGTTGGCGCAGCATATTCCCTATAACGGCGGCGGCCGGGCGGTGGCTGATTTGATGGGAGGCCAGATCGATCTGGTGGTGGTGGCGCTGGGCAGCGCGATGGGGCAGATCCAGGCGGGGCAGGTCAAAGCCTTGGCCGTCCTGAACCCGGCCCGTTCCAGTCTGCTGCCGCAGGTGCCCACCATAGGCGAGGCCCTGGATCAGTCCTTTGGGGCCATTCCCTTGACCTGGTTTGGCTGGCTCGCGCCAGTGGATACGCCGGCACCGACCCAGGCCCGTTTGGCGGCGGCCTTGAAGGCCGTGATGAAGCAGGAATCGGTACGCGAACGTCTGTTGCAGGCCGGATTGGAACCCCGCTTTCTGGATGCGGCGGCGTTTCGCAGCGAATTGGCCGCCGAGGCGGATTACTACCGGGAAGCGGCCGAACTGGCCGCGCAGACACAATAA
- a CDS encoding UxaA family hydrolase: protein MNSGFLVLDEHDNVGVALQHLPAGARLLLEAGASGRESVLTLVQDIPMGHKFALTELADGAAILKYGAVIGAATAAIQAGGHVHIHNVESCRGRGDRA, encoded by the coding sequence ATGAATTCAGGTTTTCTGGTGCTGGACGAACACGATAATGTGGGCGTGGCTTTACAGCACCTGCCGGCGGGCGCTCGGCTCCTGTTGGAAGCAGGCGCGTCCGGGCGGGAGAGCGTGTTGACGCTGGTGCAGGATATTCCGATGGGGCATAAATTCGCGCTGACTGAACTGGCCGACGGCGCTGCGATCCTGAAATACGGGGCTGTGATCGGCGCGGCGACGGCGGCGATCCAGGCCGGTGGGCATGTGCATATTCATAATGTAGAAAGCTGTCGCGGTCGGGGGGATAGAGCATGA
- a CDS encoding UxaA family hydrolase has product MSETTFLGFARPDGSVGIRNHVAVIAVMDNVNPVVRRICAQVAGTVPVCAAYGRGQFGADLERHDRVLINYGAHPNVAAVLVIGLEGVTTRRIAQAIAQTGRAVRSLDVQSAGGTVQAVQRGVQQALELVIDASHLRREPFPVSELVMGVECGASDATSGLTANAVTGLVSDWLVAQGGTVILSETDEIVGAEHVLAERAANAQVAEQLLGAVRRLEALSAFQGLQLWPLGEDNIAGGLTTVEEKSLGAIRKGGTSPVMQVLDYGQKPDCKGLVFMDAPAPGVENVCAIAAGGAHFILFNTGVGNPIGHALSPALKITGNPQTAQDFSDNIDVDVSAVLSQGQALSQAAQHLRAAAMRVASGSLTRSEVLGDTEISISRIELGFARQYGDSATS; this is encoded by the coding sequence ATGAGCGAAACGACTTTTCTGGGCTTTGCCCGTCCCGATGGCAGCGTGGGCATACGCAATCACGTGGCTGTCATTGCCGTTATGGATAATGTAAATCCTGTGGTGCGCCGCATTTGTGCGCAAGTGGCAGGCACGGTGCCGGTTTGCGCGGCCTATGGCCGCGGGCAGTTTGGCGCGGATCTGGAGCGCCACGATCGCGTCCTGATCAACTACGGCGCGCACCCTAATGTGGCCGCCGTGCTGGTCATCGGTCTGGAGGGCGTGACCACCCGGCGCATCGCCCAGGCGATTGCGCAGACGGGGCGTGCTGTGCGCAGTCTGGATGTGCAAAGCGCGGGCGGTACCGTGCAGGCCGTGCAGCGCGGCGTGCAGCAGGCTCTGGAATTGGTGATCGACGCCTCTCATCTGCGTCGCGAGCCGTTTCCGGTCAGCGAACTGGTCATGGGGGTGGAGTGCGGGGCCTCGGATGCGACGTCGGGGCTGACCGCCAATGCGGTGACCGGTCTGGTGTCAGACTGGCTGGTTGCGCAGGGCGGCACGGTCATCTTGTCCGAAACGGACGAGATCGTGGGCGCGGAGCATGTGCTGGCCGAACGCGCCGCCAATGCTCAGGTGGCTGAGCAGTTGCTGGGGGCCGTGCGGCGGCTGGAAGCCCTGTCCGCTTTTCAGGGGCTGCAACTGTGGCCTCTGGGTGAAGATAATATTGCGGGCGGCTTGACCACCGTGGAAGAAAAGTCGCTGGGGGCGATACGCAAAGGCGGCACCAGTCCCGTGATGCAGGTGCTCGATTACGGCCAGAAGCCCGACTGCAAGGGGTTGGTGTTCATGGACGCGCCAGCACCCGGCGTAGAGAATGTCTGCGCCATTGCGGCGGGTGGCGCGCACTTCATTTTGTTCAATACCGGTGTGGGCAATCCTATCGGCCATGCCTTGAGCCCGGCGCTCAAGATCACCGGCAATCCGCAGACTGCGCAGGACTTCAGCGACAATATCGACGTGGATGTCAGTGCCGTACTCAGCCAGGGGCAGGCACTGTCCCAGGCTGCGCAGCATCTGCGGGCAGCGGCCATGCGGGTCGCCAGCGGTAGCCTGACGCGCAGCGAGGTGCTGGGCGATACGGAAATCTCTATTTCCCGCATCGAACTCGGCTTTGCGCGCCAGTATGGCGACAGCGCGACATCATGA
- a CDS encoding Ldh family oxidoreductase produces MSAIFINYASLRDWCAAMLQTAGVAPEAAAVAASYMLRTDARGIRTHGITRLASYLDKLASGEVNAGPDVRVHQDTAGLTVQADGALGQYAMHSALEHGLARLREQAMVAVRIQACGHLGALGIYALEAAEQGAFCLLAQRTPPLMGMPGFNAPVIGNNPFAYASPVAGGAPLVFDMACSVAARGHILLKARQQEPIPSGWALDEQGEPTTNADEALRGSLLPSAMHKGMGLAMLVECLAGAMAASPDSLAALEQPASIPTAGAMGRQSALMLLINPQTLSQGLFGDYMASWSRHYRSRGGDSARLPGERGAQLEAQVQTSGLLPLHPSLCAELMGLGQARDLPLPACESVV; encoded by the coding sequence ATGAGTGCGATTTTCATTAATTATGCGTCCCTGCGCGATTGGTGCGCAGCCATGTTGCAGACGGCAGGCGTTGCGCCCGAGGCCGCAGCGGTGGCGGCCAGCTACATGTTGCGCACGGATGCGCGGGGTATCCGCACTCACGGCATTACACGTCTGGCCTCTTACCTGGACAAACTGGCCTCCGGCGAGGTCAATGCTGGGCCTGATGTGCGCGTGCATCAGGATACGGCCGGCCTGACGGTGCAGGCAGATGGCGCACTGGGGCAATACGCAATGCACTCGGCGTTGGAGCACGGGCTGGCGCGACTGCGTGAACAGGCGATGGTGGCTGTGCGCATTCAGGCCTGCGGACATTTGGGGGCCTTGGGCATTTACGCTTTGGAAGCAGCCGAACAAGGTGCCTTCTGCCTGCTGGCGCAGCGCACGCCGCCCCTGATGGGCATGCCGGGATTCAATGCGCCGGTCATCGGCAACAACCCGTTTGCCTATGCCAGTCCCGTGGCCGGTGGCGCGCCGCTGGTGTTTGATATGGCCTGCAGCGTGGCGGCGCGTGGTCACATACTGCTCAAGGCCCGGCAACAGGAGCCGATCCCGTCGGGTTGGGCGCTGGACGAGCAGGGCGAACCCACCACCAATGCGGACGAGGCCTTGCGCGGCTCTTTATTGCCCAGTGCCATGCACAAAGGCATGGGGCTGGCCATGCTGGTCGAGTGCCTGGCAGGCGCGATGGCGGCCAGCCCGGACAGTCTGGCGGCGCTGGAGCAGCCGGCGTCCATTCCGACCGCCGGTGCCATGGGGCGGCAAAGCGCCTTGATGCTGCTGATCAATCCACAGACGCTCAGTCAAGGATTGTTTGGTGATTACATGGCGAGCTGGTCGCGTCATTACCGCAGCCGGGGCGGAGATTCGGCACGGCTGCCGGGCGAGCGCGGCGCGCAACTGGAGGCACAGGTGCAGACAAGCGGGCTGTTGCCGCTGCATCCCAGCCTGTGCGCGGAGCTGATGGGCTTAGGGCAGGCCCGCGATCTGCCGTTGCCGGCCTGTGAGTCAGTGGTCTAG
- a CDS encoding SPFH domain-containing protein — MSVFTIVVALLALLIVKSGLKVVPQGQQWTVERFGRYTRTLTPGLSLLVPFIDRVGKKLKMMESVLDVPSQNVISRDNVAVTADGVVFYRIDSAAQAAYEIDNLELAIVNLTTTNLRSVLGSMELDNMLSNRETINDRLLAAVDAATTPWGVKVTRIEIRDLNMAPELQEAMNLQMTAERHRRAAVTKASGQKEAEVLQAEGEKQAAVLRAEGEKQSAILRAEAREREAQAEARATREVSAAIGEGDVQALQYFVGLKYVEALKEVGSGPNSKLVLMPLEASGITGAVAGVTELLKATGGKSSLGQG; from the coding sequence ATGAGTGTTTTTACGATTGTGGTGGCCTTGCTGGCTTTGCTGATCGTGAAGTCTGGATTGAAAGTGGTGCCGCAGGGGCAGCAGTGGACAGTGGAGCGTTTTGGTCGTTATACCCGCACCCTGACACCTGGCCTGTCGCTGTTGGTGCCGTTTATTGATCGCGTGGGCAAGAAGCTCAAAATGATGGAATCCGTGCTGGATGTGCCGTCTCAGAATGTCATTTCCCGCGACAACGTGGCCGTGACCGCCGATGGCGTGGTGTTCTACCGCATCGACAGCGCGGCTCAGGCGGCGTACGAAATCGACAATCTGGAGCTGGCCATTGTCAACCTGACTACCACCAATCTGCGTTCGGTCCTCGGTTCGATGGAACTGGATAATATGCTGTCTAATCGCGAAACGATCAACGACCGCCTGCTGGCCGCCGTGGATGCCGCGACCACGCCGTGGGGCGTGAAAGTCACCCGTATCGAGATCCGCGACCTGAACATGGCACCCGAGTTGCAGGAAGCCATGAATCTGCAGATGACGGCCGAACGGCATCGTCGCGCGGCGGTGACTAAAGCCAGCGGCCAGAAGGAAGCCGAGGTCTTGCAGGCCGAAGGCGAAAAGCAGGCCGCCGTGTTGCGCGCCGAAGGGGAAAAACAATCGGCCATTTTGCGTGCGGAAGCGCGCGAACGGGAGGCTCAGGCCGAAGCCCGCGCTACCCGCGAAGTGTCCGCCGCCATCGGCGAGGGTGATGTGCAGGCCCTGCAGTATTTCGTGGGCCTGAAGTATGTAGAAGCCCTGAAAGAAGTCGGCAGCGGCCCCAATAGCAAGCTGGTGTTGATGCCGCTGGAGGCCAGCGGCATCACGGGGGCCGTGGCCGGGGTGACCGAACTGCTCAAGGCCACAGGCGGCAAGTCCAGCCTGGGTCAGGGCTAA
- a CDS encoding NfeD family protein encodes MGFVFDSFWHWLVAGVLLMAAEIVVSGVYLLWLGLGALTVGLFVAAWPTAPAGLQWLVLAGAMLGWVVVGVRWQVRSRVRGPDVLNTGLAAHIGAHAVVSEIFVGGRGRIRLNDSYYSASAAQDLQVGQSVVVRSVQGTDLFVERQG; translated from the coding sequence TTGGGATTTGTCTTTGATTCTTTCTGGCATTGGCTCGTGGCGGGCGTGCTGCTGATGGCCGCTGAAATTGTCGTGTCCGGCGTGTACCTGCTCTGGCTGGGGCTAGGGGCGCTGACGGTCGGGCTGTTTGTGGCGGCCTGGCCCACGGCCCCGGCCGGACTGCAATGGCTGGTGCTGGCAGGCGCTATGTTGGGATGGGTGGTGGTAGGGGTGCGCTGGCAGGTACGCAGCCGCGTGCGCGGGCCCGATGTCCTCAATACGGGGCTGGCGGCTCATATCGGCGCGCATGCCGTGGTCAGCGAGATCTTTGTGGGCGGACGCGGGCGTATCCGCCTGAATGACAGCTACTATAGCGCCAGCGCTGCCCAGGATCTTCAGGTTGGCCAGAGCGTCGTGGTCCGTTCCGTTCAGGGGACGGATCTGTTTGTCGAGCGCCAGGGTTGA
- a CDS encoding class I SAM-dependent methyltransferase, producing MNNRYGKLASLVYHLDKPVGRSFGDVEYYLERLQGTDGPILEPAVGTGRFLIPLLQAGLDVRGFDLSVEMLDYCQRELEHRALTASVQQAGFTDYVLDHPVQAIVVPAGSFQLLDSFEQGMVALHRFHASLCSGGRLLLDVDPVHSIVNSRPGLRTWSAPSDGLITLNATALSTDFGAQVYREMHRYELWEQGVLLETQLEQFSLRWWGIQELRMALEQAGFVDVVVSGAYQYGKAPHSDDDSISFEARKP from the coding sequence ATGAACAATCGTTATGGCAAACTGGCGTCCCTGGTGTATCACCTGGACAAGCCGGTGGGACGTTCGTTTGGCGACGTCGAATATTACCTGGAGCGTCTCCAGGGGACGGATGGCCCCATTCTGGAGCCGGCCGTAGGCACGGGGCGGTTCTTGATTCCCTTGCTGCAAGCGGGTCTGGATGTGCGGGGTTTTGATCTGTCGGTGGAAATGCTGGATTACTGCCAGCGCGAACTGGAGCATCGTGCCTTGACGGCCAGCGTCCAGCAGGCCGGATTTACCGACTATGTCCTGGATCATCCGGTGCAGGCCATCGTCGTTCCGGCCGGCTCGTTTCAGTTGCTGGACTCATTCGAGCAGGGCATGGTGGCGCTGCACCGTTTTCATGCCAGTTTGTGCAGCGGTGGGCGTTTGCTGCTGGATGTGGACCCGGTCCACAGTATTGTCAATTCCAGACCGGGGCTGCGCACGTGGTCGGCACCGTCCGATGGTTTGATTACGTTGAATGCCACTGCACTGTCCACGGATTTTGGTGCCCAGGTCTATCGGGAAATGCATCGTTACGAGCTGTGGGAGCAGGGGGTGTTGCTGGAAACTCAGCTTGAGCAGTTCTCGCTGCGTTGGTGGGGCATACAAGAGCTGCGCATGGCGCTGGAGCAGGCCGGTTTTGTGGATGTCGTGGTATCGGGCGCGTATCAGTATGGGAAAGCACCGCACAGTGATGATGACAGTATTTCTTTTGAAGCGCGCAAGCCTTAA
- a CDS encoding SDR family NAD(P)-dependent oxidoreductase: MNLLEPGQSVIIVTGGSRGIGADIVTTLHGQGHPILFTHSSPDSDGPALADSLSTHGPACVSLRIDVRQNDAPARIFDAAQSLGTVTGLVNNAGITGPLGVLRDLSDTDLQHILEINLQAPIRLCREAARRWQGRSHRSTIVNISSIAARLGAPHEYVAYAASKGGLESFSTGLAKELATDNIHVNVVAPGTILTSIHARAGEPGRPERVSARIPLRRPGQTQEVAQAVAWLLSEQASYVTGSVLTVSGGL; the protein is encoded by the coding sequence TTGAATCTACTGGAACCGGGCCAATCGGTCATTATCGTTACTGGCGGCAGCCGCGGCATAGGCGCAGACATCGTCACCACCTTGCACGGTCAAGGACATCCGATTCTGTTCACTCACTCAAGCCCGGACAGCGACGGCCCCGCCTTGGCCGATAGCCTGAGCACGCACGGTCCGGCATGCGTATCCCTGCGCATCGATGTGCGCCAGAATGATGCGCCCGCCCGTATTTTCGATGCTGCCCAATCCCTGGGCACTGTCACCGGCCTGGTCAACAATGCCGGCATCACCGGCCCGCTGGGTGTGCTGCGCGATCTGTCCGACACTGATCTGCAACACATTCTGGAGATTAATTTACAGGCTCCGATACGGCTATGCCGGGAAGCCGCCCGCCGCTGGCAAGGCCGCAGCCATCGATCCACAATCGTGAATATTTCCTCGATTGCCGCCCGCCTGGGTGCGCCACACGAATACGTGGCCTATGCCGCCAGCAAAGGCGGATTGGAATCATTCAGCACCGGATTGGCCAAGGAACTGGCAACGGACAATATCCATGTCAACGTCGTGGCACCGGGCACCATACTGACCTCGATTCATGCCCGGGCCGGAGAGCCAGGACGGCCCGAACGAGTATCGGCCCGGATACCACTACGGCGCCCCGGCCAGACACAGGAGGTGGCGCAGGCCGTTGCCTGGCTGTTATCGGAGCAGGCTTCGTACGTGACCGGGTCCGTTCTGACCGTATCAGGTGGCCTCTAG
- a CDS encoding serine hydrolase domain-containing protein has translation MTLVLTTPLKAILVAACSLCGLQSVWAASGFPDAAASDPVRMGWMQGFPPPADRTVRFADGSFSQFPAWRWSVSHFRELMPTVNVSRGTGGVIPLPRAELSAIDALTFTPLGATEPMSWEQSLAATYTDGIVVLHRGRIVYERYFGSLTEYGQHAAMSVTKSVMGTLAASLAAQGQLDPDRKVTDYVPELASSAFGSATVRHVMDMTTGLLFSEDYADPNAQVWAHARAGSPTPPADTQGPRSYFEFLQTVKPQGRHGEAFAYKTVNTDVLGWIMARATGRNVAQLLSEQIWSRLGAEQDAYMTVDSIGTPFAGGGLNTGLRDLARFGEMMRRQGRFNGQQIVPAQVVRQIQAGGDRTLFAKADYPLLKGWSYRDMWWVSDQARGAFSARGVHGQRIYIDPQAEMVIVRYASHPVAANAANDPITLPAFDALAQYLKQQTP, from the coding sequence ATGACGCTCGTTTTAACGACGCCTTTGAAAGCAATCCTAGTCGCCGCATGCAGTCTGTGCGGTTTGCAAAGCGTTTGGGCTGCGTCCGGTTTTCCTGATGCCGCTGCCAGCGACCCGGTGCGCATGGGTTGGATGCAGGGCTTTCCGCCGCCCGCCGATCGGACAGTCCGGTTTGCCGATGGCAGTTTTTCGCAGTTTCCCGCCTGGCGCTGGAGCGTGTCACACTTTCGGGAATTGATGCCGACTGTGAATGTGTCGCGGGGAACGGGGGGCGTCATACCACTGCCACGCGCCGAGCTGTCTGCCATCGATGCTCTGACTTTTACGCCCTTAGGGGCGACCGAACCCATGAGTTGGGAGCAGTCGCTGGCGGCCACCTATACCGATGGGATTGTCGTTTTGCACCGGGGCCGCATTGTCTACGAGCGATATTTCGGTTCGCTGACCGAATACGGACAGCATGCCGCTATGTCGGTCACCAAGTCTGTCATGGGGACGCTGGCGGCGTCGTTGGCCGCGCAAGGGCAATTGGACCCAGACCGCAAAGTGACCGATTATGTACCCGAACTGGCCTCGTCCGCCTTTGGTTCGGCAACGGTCAGACATGTTATGGACATGACCACGGGCCTGCTCTTTAGCGAAGATTATGCCGATCCGAATGCCCAGGTGTGGGCCCATGCGCGGGCGGGCAGCCCTACGCCGCCTGCCGATACCCAAGGTCCGCGCTCGTATTTCGAATTTCTTCAGACGGTTAAGCCGCAAGGGCGGCATGGCGAGGCCTTTGCTTACAAAACCGTGAATACCGATGTATTAGGTTGGATCATGGCGCGGGCGACCGGCCGCAACGTGGCGCAGTTATTGTCCGAGCAGATCTGGTCGCGCCTGGGGGCCGAGCAGGATGCCTACATGACGGTGGATTCCATCGGCACTCCTTTTGCCGGGGGCGGCTTGAATACCGGTCTGCGCGATCTGGCCCGGTTTGGGGAAATGATGCGCAGGCAAGGGCGTTTCAATGGCCAGCAGATCGTGCCCGCGCAAGTCGTCAGGCAGATTCAGGCTGGCGGCGATCGGACGTTGTTTGCCAAGGCCGACTATCCATTATTGAAAGGCTGGAGCTACCGGGACATGTGGTGGGTGTCCGATCAGGCCCGCGGCGCATTTAGTGCGCGCGGCGTGCATGGGCAGCGTATTTATATAGACCCGCAGGCAGAAATGGTGATTGTGCGGTATGCCTCGCATCCGGTTGCGGCCAATGCCGCCAATGACCCGATTACCTTGCCGGCATTTGACGCCTTGGCGCAGTATTTAAAACAGCAGACGCCGTAA
- a CDS encoding carbohydrate kinase family protein yields MQVAVVGSITVDIVASGMPVDLVRGDKQEVLAIDLYPGGGAINATAMLLDQGEQVRLLGTVGQDALGLGLCAYLDAMGVDTHAVRKLAGQQTGKAVVLVGPQGDASVLARRGANAYTQIHPQDLDVDLLYVAPLGAAPMDSLAQALAHGASRAACWAVNPSVACVRQPDEAFRCVWDRADVLSLNGVEAQMLAAVPAGQILADLPVAQATELAQHLQRRAGQAVLITLGAQGAVLVIDGQPYFEPARRVAVRSTVGAGDAFNARFAQSWFRRRDPVLALRQATQASAQILGQWAGNAWAPMWQDVDSGVWP; encoded by the coding sequence GTGCAAGTAGCCGTCGTGGGCAGTATCACAGTGGACATTGTGGCTTCGGGCATGCCCGTGGATCTGGTGCGCGGCGACAAACAAGAAGTGCTCGCTATCGATCTGTATCCGGGGGGTGGTGCCATTAACGCGACCGCCATGTTGCTGGACCAGGGCGAACAGGTGCGCTTGCTGGGCACGGTTGGGCAAGATGCGCTTGGCCTTGGGCTGTGCGCTTACCTGGACGCAATGGGAGTGGATACCCATGCTGTGCGCAAATTGGCCGGGCAGCAGACTGGCAAGGCGGTTGTGCTGGTTGGCCCGCAGGGTGATGCCTCAGTGTTGGCCCGACGCGGTGCCAATGCATACACACAGATCCACCCTCAGGATCTGGATGTCGATCTGCTGTATGTGGCACCTCTTGGCGCGGCCCCGATGGACAGTCTTGCCCAAGCCTTGGCGCACGGCGCAAGTCGTGCCGCCTGTTGGGCCGTCAATCCCAGCGTGGCATGCGTGCGCCAGCCTGACGAAGCGTTTCGGTGCGTTTGGGATCGGGCCGATGTGCTCAGCTTAAATGGCGTGGAAGCGCAGATGTTGGCGGCGGTGCCCGCCGGCCAGATTCTGGCCGACCTTCCCGTTGCCCAGGCTACGGAACTGGCTCAGCATTTGCAGCGCCGGGCCGGGCAGGCTGTATTGATTACATTGGGGGCGCAAGGCGCGGTGCTGGTCATAGACGGTCAGCCTTACTTCGAGCCTGCCCGACGGGTGGCGGTACGCTCCACGGTAGGCGCGGGCGATGCCTTCAATGCCCGTTTCGCCCAGTCCTGGTTCCGTCGTCGCGACCCTGTGCTTGCCTTGCGGCAGGCGACGCAGGCGTCGGCGCAGATCCTTGGGCAATGGGCCGGCAATGCTTGGGCGCCGATGTGGCAGGATGTGGATTCTGGCGTCTGGCCCTAA
- a CDS encoding putative hemolysin codes for MFYRLLSVCAGSMLLAACASSDQRSKTLSQVNPASAFCQRMGGQSVLHQGPRGAYGTCLMQDGSETEEWAFYRTWFPRQD; via the coding sequence ATGTTTTACCGCTTGTTGTCGGTGTGTGCCGGCTCTATGTTGTTAGCGGCTTGCGCCTCTTCGGATCAACGTTCCAAGACCTTGTCTCAGGTCAATCCCGCATCGGCGTTTTGTCAGCGCATGGGTGGGCAAAGTGTGTTGCATCAGGGGCCGCGTGGGGCTTATGGCACCTGCTTGATGCAGGACGGCTCTGAGACCGAGGAATGGGCGTTTTACCGTACCTGGTTTCCGCGTCAGGACTGA